A section of the Parasteatoda tepidariorum isolate YZ-2023 chromosome 6, CAS_Ptep_4.0, whole genome shotgun sequence genome encodes:
- the LOC107440517 gene encoding sialin isoform X2: MKMNAKKYGMPGMRYVFSLVAFLGCFVNLSLRVNINVAIVAMVNNSAVYSTHENVTSHECSEHPEFFSNSSFLKIQPREGEFAWTPQIQGHVLGAFYYGYSVMQVPAGRLSEIYSAKWVFGLGTIASALLSLLTPVVARFDVIALIAIRALQGVAQGVVFPSIHSMLGRWLPDTEKSFLSSAIYCGINLGSVAGMATAGVLCKSDFLGGWPSSFYVTGLAACLWFILWSALVTDTPHTHPCITSKESEYIASNQKISQNVKLPPFPWSKVLTSIPFWALTINQIGMDWSFYTLLNDLPTFFATILHFDIEKNGYLSSMPYFLETGFVLVLGFVCDLVVRKGYATLNFTRKFCAGLAGFVPALLFVGVGLAGCNVTLCVAFLMLAVIFGSFCSCGYMLTHLDMSPEYAGTLMGLTNGISSVTGFITPIVVGALTENKQTLAQWYIVFGITVIILVISTTIFILFATTEKQDWALREDDMPILQESIRLSHQDNYESLKHK; encoded by the exons atgaaaatgaACGCTAAAAAGTATG GTATGCCAGGAATGCGTTATGTGTTCTCCTTAGTCGCATTCTTAGGTTGTTTTGTCAACTTATCCCTGAGAGTAAACATCAATGTCGCCATAGTTGCCATGGTGAACAACTCTGCTGTTTATAGCACTCACGAGAACGTTACGTCACATGAATGCAGTGAACATCCTGAGTTTTTTAGTAACAGCAGTTTCTTAAAGATTCAGCCAAGG GAAGGAGAATTTGCTTGGACGCCTCAAATACAAGGACATGTGTTAGGTGCTTTCTATTACGGTTACAGTGTCATGCAAGTTCCAGCTGGAAGACTGTCAGAGATTTACAGTGCTAAATGGGTTTTCGGCTTAGGAACTATAGCATCAGCCCTGTTGTCCCTCTTGACCCCAGTAGTCGCTCGTTTTGATGTAATTGCACTTATCGCTATCAGAGCCCTGCAGGGAGTGGCACAG GGAGTGGTGTTCCCCTCCATTCATTCCATGCTTGGACGTTGGTTGCCGGACACAGAAAAGAGCTTCCTGTCATCCGCCATTTACTGTGGCATCAATCTGGGCAGCGTTGCAGGAATGGCTACTGCGGGTGTTTTATGCAAATCTGACTTCCTCGGGGGCTGGCCATCATCATTTTACGTAACTG GTCTGGCTGCTTGTCTTTGGTTCATTCTGTGGTCGGCCTTAGTCACCGATACTCCTCATACACATCCGTGCATTACAAGTAAGGAGTCAGAATACATCGcatcaaatcaaaaaatttcacaaaacgtAAAG TTACCTCCATTCCCATGGAGTAAAGTCCTGACTTCAATTCCATTCTGGGCTCTTACGATCAACCAGATTGGGATGGATTGGAGTTTCTATACTCTTCTCAATGACTTGCCGACATTTTTTGCCACAATATTGCACTTTGATATTGAAAAG AATGGCTACTTGTCATCGATGCCATATTTTCTAGAGACCGGTTTTGTCCTTGTCCTCGGTTTTGTGTGTGATTTAGTGGTCAGAAAAGGATATGCGACCCTTAACTTCACACGAAAATTTTGTGCTGGGCTGG CCGGATTTGTTCCTGCTCTTTTATTTGTGGGAGTTGGCTTAGCTGGCTGCAACGTCACTCTGTGCGTTGCTTTCTTGATGCTGGCAGTCATATTTGGAAGTTTCTGCAGTTGTGGATACATGCTTACACACCTGGACATGTCTCCTGAATACGCAG gtACTTTGATGGGACTGACTAATGGGATATCCAGTGTTACAGGCTTCATAACACCCATTGTAGTTGGAGCTTTAACGGAAAACAAA CAAACTCTGGCACAGTGGTACATCGTTTTTGGAATAACAGTTATCATATTAGTCATCTCAACCacaatattcatattatttgcCACCACAGAGAAACAAGACTGGGCTTTGAGAGAAGACGACATGCCAATTTTGCAAGAATCTATTCGCTTATCGCATCAGGACAACTACGAATCgttgaaacataaataa
- the LOC107440517 gene encoding sialin isoform X1 produces the protein MMCSKPKKYALHVYRLLFMKMNAKKYGMPGMRYVFSLVAFLGCFVNLSLRVNINVAIVAMVNNSAVYSTHENVTSHECSEHPEFFSNSSFLKIQPREGEFAWTPQIQGHVLGAFYYGYSVMQVPAGRLSEIYSAKWVFGLGTIASALLSLLTPVVARFDVIALIAIRALQGVAQGVVFPSIHSMLGRWLPDTEKSFLSSAIYCGINLGSVAGMATAGVLCKSDFLGGWPSSFYVTGLAACLWFILWSALVTDTPHTHPCITSKESEYIASNQKISQNVKLPPFPWSKVLTSIPFWALTINQIGMDWSFYTLLNDLPTFFATILHFDIEKNGYLSSMPYFLETGFVLVLGFVCDLVVRKGYATLNFTRKFCAGLAGFVPALLFVGVGLAGCNVTLCVAFLMLAVIFGSFCSCGYMLTHLDMSPEYAGTLMGLTNGISSVTGFITPIVVGALTENKQTLAQWYIVFGITVIILVISTTIFILFATTEKQDWALREDDMPILQESIRLSHQDNYESLKHK, from the exons atgatgtGCAGTAAA ccCAAGAAATATGCTCTCCATGTTTATCGacttttattcatgaaaatgaACGCTAAAAAGTATG GTATGCCAGGAATGCGTTATGTGTTCTCCTTAGTCGCATTCTTAGGTTGTTTTGTCAACTTATCCCTGAGAGTAAACATCAATGTCGCCATAGTTGCCATGGTGAACAACTCTGCTGTTTATAGCACTCACGAGAACGTTACGTCACATGAATGCAGTGAACATCCTGAGTTTTTTAGTAACAGCAGTTTCTTAAAGATTCAGCCAAGG GAAGGAGAATTTGCTTGGACGCCTCAAATACAAGGACATGTGTTAGGTGCTTTCTATTACGGTTACAGTGTCATGCAAGTTCCAGCTGGAAGACTGTCAGAGATTTACAGTGCTAAATGGGTTTTCGGCTTAGGAACTATAGCATCAGCCCTGTTGTCCCTCTTGACCCCAGTAGTCGCTCGTTTTGATGTAATTGCACTTATCGCTATCAGAGCCCTGCAGGGAGTGGCACAG GGAGTGGTGTTCCCCTCCATTCATTCCATGCTTGGACGTTGGTTGCCGGACACAGAAAAGAGCTTCCTGTCATCCGCCATTTACTGTGGCATCAATCTGGGCAGCGTTGCAGGAATGGCTACTGCGGGTGTTTTATGCAAATCTGACTTCCTCGGGGGCTGGCCATCATCATTTTACGTAACTG GTCTGGCTGCTTGTCTTTGGTTCATTCTGTGGTCGGCCTTAGTCACCGATACTCCTCATACACATCCGTGCATTACAAGTAAGGAGTCAGAATACATCGcatcaaatcaaaaaatttcacaaaacgtAAAG TTACCTCCATTCCCATGGAGTAAAGTCCTGACTTCAATTCCATTCTGGGCTCTTACGATCAACCAGATTGGGATGGATTGGAGTTTCTATACTCTTCTCAATGACTTGCCGACATTTTTTGCCACAATATTGCACTTTGATATTGAAAAG AATGGCTACTTGTCATCGATGCCATATTTTCTAGAGACCGGTTTTGTCCTTGTCCTCGGTTTTGTGTGTGATTTAGTGGTCAGAAAAGGATATGCGACCCTTAACTTCACACGAAAATTTTGTGCTGGGCTGG CCGGATTTGTTCCTGCTCTTTTATTTGTGGGAGTTGGCTTAGCTGGCTGCAACGTCACTCTGTGCGTTGCTTTCTTGATGCTGGCAGTCATATTTGGAAGTTTCTGCAGTTGTGGATACATGCTTACACACCTGGACATGTCTCCTGAATACGCAG gtACTTTGATGGGACTGACTAATGGGATATCCAGTGTTACAGGCTTCATAACACCCATTGTAGTTGGAGCTTTAACGGAAAACAAA CAAACTCTGGCACAGTGGTACATCGTTTTTGGAATAACAGTTATCATATTAGTCATCTCAACCacaatattcatattatttgcCACCACAGAGAAACAAGACTGGGCTTTGAGAGAAGACGACATGCCAATTTTGCAAGAATCTATTCGCTTATCGCATCAGGACAACTACGAATCgttgaaacataaataa